One Solibacillus sp. R5-41 DNA segment encodes these proteins:
- a CDS encoding holin family protein: protein METNTLWTSFIGGITAWIAYLFGGVDELVKALGILMAIDFTIAHMVAWLIQDVDSRRAFKRLLKKTAMILMVVAAVQLDNATDSGDFMRNAMILFLIGMEGLSMIENLGHLGIKVPRFLQNAFTQLQNDNDYKPKEGENKSKDGEDK, encoded by the coding sequence ATGGAAACAAACACATTGTGGACGTCGTTTATTGGTGGTATTACAGCGTGGATTGCATATTTATTTGGTGGTGTAGATGAATTGGTAAAGGCACTCGGTATTTTGATGGCAATCGATTTTACAATAGCCCATATGGTCGCTTGGTTAATTCAAGATGTAGATTCACGCAGAGCTTTTAAGAGGCTTTTGAAAAAGACAGCAATGATATTAATGGTCGTAGCAGCGGTGCAATTGGACAACGCTACAGATAGTGGTGATTTCATGCGTAATGCTATGATTCTATTTCTAATCGGAATGGAAGGGCTTAGTATGATAGAGAACCTTGGGCATTTAGGAATTAAAGTTCCTCGTTTTTTGCAGAATGCATTTACACAATTACAAAATGATAATGATTATAAACCAAAAGAAGGTGAAAATAAATCGAAAGACGGTGAGGATAAATGA
- the pstB gene encoding phosphate ABC transporter ATP-binding protein PstB — MVTEVAAVNEQQVSTVSAQSKILVNDINLYYGEKQALFNVSLDIKEKEVTALIGPSGCGKSTFLRTLNRMNDLIDGVRVIGNINIDGEDIYTSNDVIKLRTKVGMVFQKSNLFPMSIYDNVAYGPRMQGIKNRKVLDALVEESLRGAAIWDEVKDRLKTSALGLSGGQQQRICIARAIAMKPDVILMDEPTSALDPISTLKVEELITQMKKDYTIVIVTHNMQQAARISDKTAFFLNGEVVEYDDTNVIFSTPKDQRTEDYITGRFG, encoded by the coding sequence ATGGTAACCGAGGTAGCAGCAGTGAACGAACAACAAGTTTCTACTGTATCAGCGCAATCTAAAATTCTTGTCAATGATATAAATTTATACTACGGGGAAAAGCAAGCATTATTTAATGTCTCATTAGATATTAAGGAGAAAGAAGTAACGGCTTTAATCGGTCCTTCGGGATGTGGTAAATCGACTTTTTTACGTACGTTAAATCGTATGAATGATTTAATTGACGGTGTGCGTGTTATCGGTAACATTAATATTGATGGTGAGGATATTTACACTTCAAATGATGTTATAAAATTACGTACAAAAGTAGGGATGGTATTCCAAAAATCGAACCTGTTCCCGATGAGTATTTATGACAATGTAGCCTATGGTCCACGTATGCAAGGAATTAAAAATCGTAAAGTGCTAGATGCTTTAGTAGAAGAATCTTTACGAGGCGCGGCGATTTGGGATGAGGTAAAGGACCGTTTAAAAACATCAGCATTAGGTCTTTCAGGCGGTCAGCAACAGCGTATTTGTATTGCACGTGCCATTGCAATGAAGCCAGATGTTATTTTAATGGACGAACCAACGAGCGCACTAGATCCAATTTCAACATTAAAAGTAGAAGAACTGATTACGCAAATGAAAAAAGACTATACAATCGTCATTGTAACGCACAACATGCAACAGGCTGCGCGCATTAGTGATAAGACAGCTTTCTTCTTAAATGGAGAAGTTGTAGAGTACGATGATACAAATGTGATTTTCTCAACACCAAAAGATCAACGAACAGAAGATTATATAACAGGTCGTTTCGGCTAA
- a CDS encoding XTP/dITP diphosphatase codes for MKQVVIATKNKGKAKDFEALFQPFGYEVVTMFDVAPDLEIEETGTTFEDNAILKAETLANLLGKIVIADDSGLAIDALNGEPGVYSARYAGDHDDEANMVKVLANMKDVPEEARTARFCCALAIAGPNMETKTVFGTCEGVIAEEKRGTNGFGYDPIFYVPALQRHMAELSADEKGAISHRGNAIRELAFKLAEILK; via the coding sequence ATGAAACAAGTAGTCATTGCAACGAAAAACAAAGGCAAAGCAAAGGATTTTGAAGCATTATTTCAACCATTTGGATATGAAGTCGTAACAATGTTTGATGTTGCCCCTGATTTAGAAATAGAAGAAACAGGTACTACATTTGAAGATAATGCAATTTTAAAGGCAGAAACATTGGCCAATTTACTCGGAAAAATCGTCATTGCAGATGATAGCGGCTTAGCAATTGATGCTTTAAACGGCGAACCAGGCGTCTATTCAGCACGCTATGCTGGCGATCATGACGATGAGGCAAACATGGTGAAAGTGTTAGCAAACATGAAGGATGTCCCAGAAGAAGCGCGTACAGCTCGTTTTTGCTGTGCTCTAGCTATTGCCGGTCCAAACATGGAAACAAAAACGGTGTTTGGCACATGCGAAGGGGTCATTGCAGAGGAAAAGCGCGGAACCAATGGCTTTGGCTATGATCCAATTTTCTACGTACCGGCATTGCAACGCCATATGGCTGAGCTATCAGCAGATGAAAAGGGTGCCATTTCACACCGCGGCAACGCTATTCGTGAATTAGCCTTTAAATTAGCCGAAATATTAAAATAA
- a CDS encoding phosphate ABC transporter substrate-binding protein, which yields MWKKSFYFVCFTVLLTMLVACSNEEDTADTQTGGSLVTISGSTSVGPLAEKLAMKYEEENDVKIEVNQIGSSAGITNAISGVSQIGMASRDLKQEEKDSNLQELIIAYDGIVVVTHPSNPVKNLTMEQVKQIFTGEVTNWKEVGGKDMEIVVVSREDGSGSRDAFQEIVGYESGQLIKNAIVASGNGNIKTTVAMNKHAIGFISFEYVDESVSTMDINGVQATAENVLAGQYELSRPFLFVHKEDVPESAKQFMEFILTPEGQKIVESAGAIPLTK from the coding sequence ATGTGGAAAAAATCATTTTACTTTGTTTGTTTTACAGTACTATTAACTATGCTTGTAGCTTGTAGTAATGAAGAAGATACAGCAGATACGCAAACGGGTGGCTCGCTAGTAACGATTTCAGGTTCAACATCAGTAGGACCTCTTGCAGAGAAGCTAGCTATGAAATATGAAGAAGAAAACGATGTGAAAATTGAAGTAAACCAAATAGGTTCTTCGGCAGGTATTACAAATGCAATCAGCGGTGTTTCTCAAATCGGGATGGCATCACGTGACTTAAAGCAAGAAGAGAAGGACAGTAATTTACAAGAACTGATTATTGCTTATGATGGGATTGTTGTTGTAACACATCCTTCTAATCCTGTAAAAAATTTAACGATGGAGCAGGTGAAGCAAATTTTCACAGGTGAGGTTACGAACTGGAAAGAGGTTGGTGGCAAGGACATGGAAATTGTTGTTGTTTCACGTGAGGACGGTTCAGGATCACGCGATGCGTTCCAAGAAATCGTCGGCTATGAATCAGGTCAACTTATTAAGAATGCGATTGTAGCAAGTGGTAACGGGAATATTAAAACGACAGTTGCAATGAACAAGCATGCAATCGGATTCATTTCCTTTGAATATGTTGATGAATCAGTTTCGACAATGGATATCAATGGAGTACAAGCAACGGCTGAAAATGTGTTAGCAGGACAATATGAACTATCTCGACCATTTTTATTTGTGCATAAAGAAGATGTACCGGAGTCAGCAAAGCAATTTATGGAGTTTATTTTAACGCCTGAAGGGCAAAAGATTGTTGAATCAGCTGGTGCAATTCCGTTAACGAAATAA
- the rph gene encoding ribonuclease PH: MTRHDLRAVNELRPVQIENNYLMHPEGSVLIAVGNTKVICTATIEEKVPGFLRGQGKGWITAEYSMLPRATEQRTRRESSAGKVTGRTMEIQRLIGRALRAVVDLEALGEKTIWIDCDVIQADGGTRTASITGAFVAMTQAIAKLAADKPFAKFPVTDYLAATSVGKLSDIGAVLDLNYIEDSSADVDMNVIMTGAGQFVELQGTGEEATFSRAELNELLDLGEVGIARLIDIQKAALGELAGYVGKVDAE; the protein is encoded by the coding sequence ATGACTAGACATGACTTACGAGCTGTGAATGAATTACGTCCAGTTCAAATTGAAAATAATTATTTAATGCATCCGGAAGGCTCTGTATTAATTGCAGTAGGTAATACAAAAGTAATTTGTACGGCAACGATTGAAGAGAAAGTACCAGGCTTTTTACGTGGACAAGGCAAGGGTTGGATTACTGCGGAGTATTCAATGCTTCCACGTGCTACAGAGCAACGTACACGCCGTGAATCATCAGCAGGAAAAGTAACAGGGCGTACAATGGAAATTCAGCGCCTAATCGGTCGTGCTTTACGTGCGGTTGTCGATTTAGAGGCACTTGGAGAAAAAACGATTTGGATTGATTGTGATGTCATTCAAGCTGATGGCGGCACGCGTACAGCATCCATTACAGGAGCATTTGTTGCGATGACACAAGCAATAGCAAAATTAGCTGCGGATAAGCCATTTGCAAAATTCCCAGTAACAGATTATTTAGCAGCGACAAGTGTAGGTAAGCTTTCAGACATAGGTGCTGTACTCGATTTAAATTATATTGAAGATTCTTCTGCGGATGTGGACATGAATGTGATTATGACAGGTGCAGGTCAATTTGTAGAACTGCAAGGTACTGGCGAAGAAGCGACATTTTCACGTGCAGAGTTAAATGAATTATTAGATTTAGGGGAAGTAGGAATTGCCCGATTAATCGATATTCAAAAAGCAGCACTAGGTGAGCTAGCAGGCTATGTAGGAAAGGTGGATGCTGAATGA
- the pstC gene encoding phosphate ABC transporter permease subunit PstC — translation MATHHTKEVEQQISKGNARKYFFEKLSSKIFLACALLSVISLLLIVGFVFYKGANPFVTGDYSFLSFIFGSEWVPSEDKFGIFPMIVASIYATIGALVIGVPVGLFTAIFLAEIAPKRVAKIVSPAIQLLAGIPSVLYGVFGLAIIVPFLQDNLGLARGQSLIAVILVLAIMMLPTIVTVAETAIRAVPKSYREGSLALGVSEIGTIFKVVVPAAKSGIMAAIVLGLGRALGETMAVILVAGNSLIIPTSLTDSIRPLTTNIALEMGYAAGTHQEMLFATGIVLFSFILIINLVLARLTAKGGH, via the coding sequence GTGGCAACACACCATACAAAAGAAGTAGAACAACAGATTAGTAAAGGAAATGCACGAAAGTACTTTTTTGAAAAATTATCATCGAAAATTTTCTTAGCCTGTGCATTGCTATCAGTAATTAGTTTATTACTTATCGTAGGATTTGTTTTTTATAAAGGGGCTAACCCATTCGTAACAGGCGATTATAGCTTCCTAAGCTTTATCTTCGGATCAGAATGGGTGCCAAGTGAAGATAAATTCGGGATTTTCCCGATGATTGTCGCATCGATTTATGCGACAATTGGTGCTTTAGTAATCGGGGTTCCGGTTGGTTTATTTACAGCGATTTTTTTAGCTGAGATTGCACCGAAGCGCGTGGCGAAAATTGTGTCACCAGCAATTCAATTATTAGCAGGTATTCCATCTGTTTTGTATGGGGTATTTGGTTTAGCGATTATCGTACCATTTTTACAAGACAATTTAGGGCTTGCTCGTGGGCAAAGCTTAATCGCAGTTATTTTAGTATTAGCGATTATGATGCTTCCGACAATTGTAACAGTAGCAGAAACAGCAATTCGTGCGGTACCAAAATCATATCGTGAAGGTTCATTAGCACTAGGGGTTTCTGAAATTGGGACAATCTTTAAAGTTGTGGTACCAGCTGCAAAATCAGGTATTATGGCTGCGATTGTTTTAGGCCTTGGTCGTGCATTAGGTGAGACAATGGCAGTTATTTTAGTTGCAGGTAACTCCTTAATTATTCCAACAAGCCTGACAGACAGTATACGTCCATTGACTACAAATATTGCACTTGAAATGGGTTATGCAGCTGGTACACATCAGGAAATGTTATTTGCGACAGGTATCGTATTATTCTCATTCATCTTAATTATAAACTTAGTATTAGCTCGATTAACAGCGAAAGGTGGTCACTAA
- the phoU gene encoding phosphate signaling complex protein PhoU, with amino-acid sequence MIRESFEKNMLELQNKMGEMVEATVAAMEKAFTALETQDMTIALAVFEEDVYIDALENEMNQMATWLMAKEQPVARDLRRILSMIKMSADIERIADFAVNISKSTIKIGKTDSLLPLTSLVQMKVISMDMLKKALKSFVEEDFVLAKEVGELDDRVDEKNHQNYKALINLIQQHPEQAEEIVQLLFINRYVERTADHITNMAESTAYFIKGQLFDLN; translated from the coding sequence ATGATTCGTGAAAGCTTCGAAAAAAATATGCTTGAGCTTCAAAATAAAATGGGTGAGATGGTAGAGGCGACAGTGGCAGCGATGGAAAAAGCCTTCACCGCACTCGAAACGCAAGATATGACAATTGCTTTGGCGGTTTTTGAGGAAGATGTGTACATTGATGCACTTGAAAATGAAATGAATCAAATGGCAACTTGGCTGATGGCAAAAGAACAGCCAGTTGCACGTGATTTACGTCGCATACTAAGCATGATTAAGATGTCTGCAGATATTGAGCGTATTGCAGATTTCGCGGTAAATATATCAAAATCAACTATTAAAATTGGCAAGACGGACTCATTACTTCCACTAACATCGTTAGTACAAATGAAAGTTATTTCGATGGATATGCTGAAAAAGGCACTGAAATCCTTTGTGGAAGAGGATTTTGTACTAGCGAAAGAAGTAGGCGAATTAGATGATCGTGTTGATGAAAAAAATCATCAAAACTATAAAGCGTTAATCAATTTGATTCAACAGCATCCAGAGCAGGCAGAAGAAATTGTACAGCTACTGTTTATTAATCGTTACGTCGAACGTACAGCAGATCATATTACGAATATGGCAGAGTCAACGGCTTACTTCATAAAAGGGCAATTATTTGATTTAAATTAA
- the racE gene encoding glutamate racemase, producing MNAPIGVIDSGVGGLTVAKAIMELLPNETIYYIGDTARCPYGPRSKQEVRNFTWQMAKALEKMNVKLLVIACNTATAVALESLQKHMPFPVLGVINAGARAAVKKTKRNEIVVLATEGTIKSGAYEDALNSLATKAKVISLACPTFVPLVESGEYEGQFSYDLVANGLNPIANERFDTVILGCTHYPILQKQIEAAVGTGVNVLSSAEETAKDVEAILSYTNQLRTDKESPKHIFHASGSVPIFRSIAERWLDQGELTIRRISF from the coding sequence GTGAATGCCCCAATTGGTGTAATCGATTCTGGAGTTGGCGGGTTAACAGTTGCAAAAGCGATAATGGAGCTTTTGCCGAACGAAACAATTTATTATATTGGCGATACAGCACGTTGTCCATACGGGCCACGTTCGAAACAAGAAGTAAGAAATTTTACTTGGCAAATGGCAAAGGCACTTGAAAAAATGAATGTTAAACTGCTTGTTATTGCTTGCAATACAGCGACAGCAGTAGCGTTGGAAAGTTTACAAAAACATATGCCATTTCCGGTTTTAGGTGTCATAAATGCAGGGGCAAGGGCCGCAGTAAAAAAGACAAAACGCAATGAAATTGTCGTATTAGCAACAGAGGGTACGATAAAAAGTGGAGCCTATGAGGATGCGTTAAATTCCCTTGCGACAAAGGCGAAGGTTATTTCTCTTGCATGCCCTACGTTTGTTCCGCTTGTTGAAAGTGGTGAATATGAAGGGCAGTTTTCATATGATTTAGTAGCAAATGGTTTAAATCCAATAGCAAATGAACGTTTTGATACGGTTATTTTAGGCTGTACACATTATCCGATTTTACAAAAGCAAATCGAAGCTGCGGTAGGTACGGGGGTAAATGTATTATCCTCTGCTGAAGAAACGGCAAAGGATGTTGAAGCGATTTTAAGCTATACCAATCAGTTGCGTACAGACAAAGAATCACCGAAACATATTTTCCATGCATCGGGCTCAGTACCGATTTTCAGATCCATCGCTGAACGTTGGCTGGATCAAGGTGAATTAACGATTCGACGTATTTCATTTTAA
- the pstA gene encoding phosphate ABC transporter permease PstA codes for MRQAKDNLLRAMLWGSAFVSVAILLTIVGYLFYKGFSYISFDFIFGDYSPIGGGGIFPMIVTTLYTIIISLVIATPIGILAAVYLQEYAKQGRLVRIIRYATESLTGIPSIIYGLFGAVFFVAILKLGMSIIAASLTLTIIVLPVIIRTTEEALKTVPASYREGSLALGTTKLQTLYKVILPSAMPGILAGIILSIGRIVGESAAIFLTAGTVAAMPDSIFSSARTLTVHSYLVTQESGDIGLAAAIGIVLIFIILALNLSATYISKKFNKADY; via the coding sequence ATGCGCCAAGCAAAAGATAATCTACTACGCGCAATGCTTTGGGGCTCAGCGTTTGTATCAGTAGCGATTTTATTAACGATTGTTGGATATTTATTCTACAAAGGATTTTCATACATTAGCTTTGATTTTATTTTTGGTGACTATTCACCAATAGGTGGCGGCGGGATTTTCCCAATGATTGTCACAACGTTATACACAATTATCATTTCATTAGTTATTGCAACACCAATTGGTATTTTAGCAGCGGTTTACTTACAGGAGTATGCGAAGCAAGGTCGCTTAGTCCGCATCATCCGTTATGCAACGGAAAGCTTAACAGGTATTCCATCAATTATTTATGGTCTATTCGGTGCCGTATTCTTCGTAGCGATTTTGAAGTTAGGTATGTCAATCATAGCTGCTTCATTAACTTTAACAATTATCGTTTTACCGGTTATTATTCGTACGACAGAAGAAGCGCTAAAAACGGTACCAGCATCATATCGTGAGGGCTCGTTAGCACTAGGAACTACAAAGCTTCAAACACTGTATAAAGTCATTTTACCGAGCGCAATGCCTGGTATTTTAGCAGGTATTATTTTATCAATTGGTCGAATTGTAGGGGAGTCGGCAGCGATTTTCTTAACAGCAGGTACAGTAGCCGCGATGCCAGATAGTATTTTCTCGTCGGCTCGTACATTAACGGTACACTCGTACTTAGTAACACAGGAATCAGGGGATATTGGTTTAGCAGCAGCAATAGGAATCGTATTGATTTTCATTATTTTAGCACTTAACTTATCGGCAACATATATTTCGAAGAAGTTCAATAAAGCAGATTATTAA
- a CDS encoding response regulator transcription factor: protein MKKRILVVEDDRHMADLIQVRLKKEGYEVECVHDGVEALRVVERCLPDCMLLDWMLPKMEGIEVCRQVRYQHDFPIIMISGRTEELDIVLALELGATDYLTKPFGFRELLTRMRMHMKRFENKRRYKEYVSKFSIGPFHIDLVAFKVYKNNLEIPLTQREFKVLLHLLQRPGDVQTREQIIVVLESSKGDRRTVDVIIRRLREKIEKQPSAPKWIKTKNGIGYYFHIDSKEVSYY, encoded by the coding sequence ATGAAAAAAAGAATATTAGTCGTAGAAGATGATCGTCATATGGCCGACTTGATTCAAGTACGCTTGAAAAAAGAAGGCTATGAAGTAGAGTGCGTGCATGATGGGGTAGAGGCGTTGCGAGTTGTGGAACGTTGTTTACCAGATTGTATGCTTCTTGATTGGATGTTACCGAAGATGGAAGGTATTGAAGTATGTAGACAAGTACGATATCAACATGATTTTCCGATTATTATGATTAGCGGGAGAACGGAAGAACTAGATATTGTTCTTGCCTTAGAGTTAGGTGCGACAGATTACTTAACAAAGCCATTTGGTTTTCGTGAACTTCTAACACGTATGCGTATGCATATGAAACGCTTTGAAAATAAACGAAGATACAAAGAATATGTGTCGAAGTTTTCAATCGGACCATTCCATATTGATTTAGTTGCTTTTAAAGTTTATAAAAATAATTTAGAGATACCACTAACACAACGAGAGTTCAAGGTACTGTTGCATTTATTGCAAAGACCAGGCGATGTTCAGACGCGCGAACAAATTATAGTGGTGCTAGAATCTTCAAAAGGTGATCGACGTACAGTTGATGTTATCATTCGACGATTGCGTGAAAAAATTGAGAAGCAGCCAAGTGCTCCAAAATGGATTAAGACGAAAAACGGAATAGGCTATTATTTTCATATTGATTCAAAAGAAGTCTCTTACTATTAG
- a CDS encoding isoprenylcysteine carboxylmethyltransferase family protein has product MFRFDGLIQVKEGKKVIKHGLYFYYRHPSYTATVLLFYCFSVLV; this is encoded by the coding sequence GTGTTTCGTTTTGATGGACTGATTCAAGTAAAAGAAGGAAAAAAAGTCATCAAACATGGTTTATATTTTTATTACCGGCACCCAAGCTATACGGCAACTGTTTTACTGTTTTACTGTTTTTCGGTTTTGGTTTAG
- a CDS encoding metallophosphoesterase — protein sequence MKLVVMSDTHGDAEVIERVRSYHTDAQKVIHCGDSELPFTHPNLQGVERVKGNCDADPNFLDELLFQVADERIYVTHGHLFDVKNSPMRLAYRAKEVGATIVCFGHSHVLGAELIDGTLFVNPGSLLKPRRLKEKTFMTITISETHYIVDCYEDHNNLLEQMVFERPTMDY from the coding sequence ATGAAACTAGTCGTAATGAGTGATACACATGGAGATGCAGAGGTAATTGAACGGGTAAGAAGCTATCACACGGATGCACAGAAGGTCATTCATTGCGGAGATAGTGAGTTACCATTTACTCATCCTAATTTACAAGGTGTAGAGCGGGTAAAAGGCAATTGTGATGCAGATCCGAACTTTTTGGATGAGCTTTTATTTCAAGTGGCAGACGAGCGCATTTATGTGACACATGGACATTTGTTTGATGTGAAAAATTCACCGATGAGACTCGCATACCGCGCAAAGGAAGTTGGAGCGACAATCGTTTGCTTCGGTCATTCCCACGTGTTAGGCGCGGAATTGATTGACGGTACTCTGTTTGTGAATCCAGGCAGCCTTTTAAAACCACGCCGCCTAAAAGAAAAAACGTTCATGACGATTACGATTTCGGAAACGCATTATATCGTTGATTGCTATGAGGATCATAATAATTTGTTGGAGCAAATGGTTTTTGAAAGACCCACGATGGATTATTAA
- a CDS encoding methyl-accepting chemotaxis protein, producing the protein MKKLLGNLKIVTKIGILIPIITIFLVSMSIINYFSASNELEESIENEMSLLSDNVSNSVESKLYSHKQLMYSAKSAIESIDKPMTREQFTRFVEQLLPSNKETYGMGFWLEKDVANGELFGPYAHKDGEKVIYTDIYEDPSYAFHTQEWYTNSLKSAEVTYTEPYFDEALGEMFISFGIQVVNGNVPIGVITADYVLNSIQSIVSDVTIRESGYAFLMEDSGKFLTHPDPEKVNNETVQNYMNIPIEQLANDEDLIEITIDDKDYTLQYKQIDGMPWKLVLLVPTSELYSEVQAMLYQQIIASIVLILLIAIVIFLIARYIRGEVQNMNDYLGSLANGDLTQTMSADTKDEFGEMAQYYNHSLQSLGGMVQRILSESEIVASTAEELTASVQEVNLSITNVATSMQDVAENTSKQHVVSEQLESVTTVLANDMYGVVNVLENAVQRSTATSDIAVGGSKQIRTFVDEITQLHIQVENSANLVNSLKDQSAQIETMSHLISSITDQTNLLSLNAAIEAARAGEAGKGFAVVAGEVKALAEQTGHASQDIAKLVRSIQDQINEAVSMMEQSRTIAHNGIDSVQQAGVTFDTITNAVQDLKRTIEETNHNTTNAYGKLTEVTVTVQAIREQAIATNEHTLNVSAITEEQSSTMNEMAVASEQLAMLAQNLQEETGKFNV; encoded by the coding sequence ATGAAGAAACTATTAGGGAATCTCAAGATTGTCACAAAAATTGGTATACTTATTCCTATTATTACAATATTTCTAGTGAGTATGTCTATCATTAACTATTTCAGTGCATCTAATGAACTGGAAGAGTCTATTGAGAATGAAATGTCATTATTGTCGGATAATGTAAGTAATTCAGTTGAAAGTAAATTATATTCGCATAAACAGCTCATGTATAGTGCAAAGTCTGCAATAGAATCAATAGATAAGCCTATGACAAGGGAACAATTCACACGCTTCGTAGAGCAATTACTTCCATCAAACAAAGAAACATATGGTATGGGATTTTGGTTAGAGAAGGATGTTGCAAATGGTGAATTGTTTGGACCATACGCCCATAAGGATGGCGAAAAAGTTATCTATACTGACATTTATGAAGATCCATCATATGCTTTTCATACACAGGAGTGGTATACAAATAGCTTAAAATCAGCAGAAGTTACATATACAGAGCCCTATTTTGATGAGGCTTTAGGGGAAATGTTTATTTCATTTGGTATTCAAGTAGTAAACGGCAACGTGCCAATCGGGGTTATTACAGCTGATTACGTGCTCAATTCGATTCAATCCATAGTATCAGACGTCACTATTCGAGAAAGTGGATATGCCTTTTTAATGGAAGACAGTGGAAAATTTTTAACACATCCCGATCCGGAAAAAGTGAATAATGAAACGGTTCAAAACTACATGAATATTCCTATTGAACAGTTAGCAAATGATGAAGATTTAATAGAAATAACAATCGATGACAAAGATTATACCTTACAATACAAGCAAATCGACGGTATGCCATGGAAGCTTGTTTTACTTGTGCCAACGAGTGAGCTTTATAGTGAGGTACAAGCAATGCTTTATCAACAAATTATTGCAAGTATTGTATTAATATTACTCATTGCTATCGTCATTTTCTTGATTGCACGCTATATACGCGGTGAAGTACAAAATATGAATGATTATTTAGGTAGTCTTGCAAATGGTGATTTAACGCAAACAATGTCTGCCGATACAAAGGATGAATTTGGTGAGATGGCCCAATATTACAATCATTCTCTGCAATCATTAGGGGGTATGGTACAACGAATATTGTCTGAGTCAGAAATTGTTGCATCTACGGCAGAGGAGCTAACTGCAAGTGTACAAGAAGTCAATCTATCTATTACAAATGTAGCTACATCTATGCAAGATGTAGCAGAAAATACAAGTAAACAGCATGTAGTCAGTGAACAGTTAGAATCAGTAACTACTGTACTAGCTAATGATATGTATGGTGTAGTGAATGTTTTAGAAAATGCTGTTCAAAGATCGACAGCAACATCTGATATTGCAGTGGGCGGCTCAAAACAAATTCGCACATTCGTTGATGAGATTACACAGCTACATATACAGGTGGAGAACAGTGCTAACTTAGTAAATAGCTTAAAGGATCAATCCGCACAGATTGAGACGATGAGCCACCTCATTTCATCTATTACTGACCAAACAAACTTGTTATCTTTAAATGCAGCTATTGAAGCAGCGCGTGCTGGGGAAGCAGGAAAAGGTTTTGCGGTGGTTGCTGGAGAAGTAAAAGCCCTTGCTGAGCAAACAGGCCATGCCTCTCAGGACATCGCCAAGCTCGTGCGTAGTATTCAAGATCAAATCAACGAAGCTGTTTCAATGATGGAACAAAGTCGTACAATTGCTCATAACGGTATTGATTCTGTTCAACAAGCAGGAGTAACGTTTGATACGATTACAAATGCTGTTCAAGATTTAAAAAGGACGATTGAAGAGACTAATCATAACACAACAAATGCTTACGGGAAGCTTACAGAGGTAACTGTAACCGTTCAAGCAATAAGAGAACAGGCAATAGCAACAAACGAGCACACATTAAATGTATCAGCTATCACAGAGGAACAATCGTCTACAATGAATGAAATGGCGGTAGCCTCTGAGCAGCTTGCAATGCTCGCACAAAACCTACAGGAAGAAACAGGGAAGTTTAACGTTTAG